One Helicoverpa armigera isolate CAAS_96S chromosome 1, ASM3070526v1, whole genome shotgun sequence genomic window carries:
- the LOC110382350 gene encoding uncharacterized protein LOC110382350 isoform X3 produces the protein MDVLYFCVIFTLIQGLSASTCQFPGAPAHCKVTFSEDSMSEGTIASYECERGFELLGPARRLCGANGKWTPDGIPFCVLNVAAGKAPMQASTEDGGVPQRALDGSTSATFSAETCTLTKPERVPWWYVNLLEPYMVQLVRLDFGKQCCGTNKAVIVVRVGNNRPDLGTNPICNRFTGFIEQGQPLFLPCNPPMPGAFVSVHLEASTPSQLSICEAFVYTDQALPIERCPQFRDQPPGSTATYNGKCYIFYDRQPATFRDALGFCRSRGGTLVVESNPALQGFISWELWRRHRSDSSSQYWMGAVRDPQDPANWKWVNGNDVTVSFWNAPGGGEGCARFDGSKGWLWADTDCQARLNYICQHQPKACGRPEQPPNSTMAADSFEVGASVEYSCDDGHLLVGPTVRTCLDTGFYDEFPPVCKRIECGFPAEIPHGSYQLMNSSVSYLSHVQYSCEAGYEMVGRSRLVCDIDERWNGPPPRCDVVQCEDPPPVLNGRVALSHNASVFGSLAEYSCTKGFKLLGPKRIACLASGLWDKPAPICQPEERPTTTTQPTTTSPAATTTASTPTSPRLVLPTRPRTSPRPLSSPTPFATVTAEPPRRLRPKTTTERVTTRSYERPPERKVTVPDNQDSPTSHVPHIIVASHPRENQIVGNGNNIRAEQTPRVNVPQPVDGERRDPVGARLNIGAVVALGAFGALVFLIAIITTIVILVRSGGPKRPPPAVRELPSRWYTLLALPFPDQQVGRREFARTHRHTHRAGHFSNPL, from the exons TCCTCAACGTGGCAGCCGGGAAGGCGCCAATGCAAGCCTCCACAGAAGACGGGGGAGTTCCTCAGAGAGCCCTCGACGGGAGTACCTCAGCTACATTCAGCGCTGAGACCTGTACCTTGACGAAGCCGGAGCGCGTACCCTGGTGGTACGTCAATCTGCTGGAACCTTATATGGTGCAACTGGTCAGACTGGACTTCGGGAAACAGTGTTGTG GTACCAACAAAGCAGTAATCGTCGTCCGAGTAGGAAACAACCGGCCTGACCTCGGTACCAACCCCATTTGCAACCGATTCACCGGCTTCATCGAACAAGGCCAGCCTCTCTTCCTCCCCTGCAACCCTCCAATGCCTGGGGCCTTTGTCAGCGTCCATCTAGAAGCTTCTACGCCTTCACAACTGTCTATTTGCGAAGCATTCGTGTACACAGACCAAGCATTGCCCATAGAAAGGTGTCCACAATTTAGAGATCAGCCACCGGGCAGTACCGCTACCTACAATGGGAAATGTTACATATTCTATGACCGGCAACCAGCTACGTTCAGAGATGCTTTGGGCTTCTGTCGGTCGAGAGGAGGGACCCTGGTTGTTGAAAGCAACCCAGCACTGCAAGGATTCATCAGCTGGGAACTATGGAGACGCCATAG GAGTGACAGCAGCAGCCAATACTGGATGGGTGCAGTTCGGGACCCTCAAGATCCTGCAAACTGGAAGTGGGTGAACGGCAATGACGTCACAGTATCCTTCTGGAACGCTCCGGGCGGGGGTGAAGGATGCGCCCGCTTTGACGGCAGCAAGGGGTGGCTGTGGGCCGACACTGATTGCCAAGCGAGACTCAACTATATCTGCCAGCACC AGCCGAAAGCCTGTGGTCGTCCTGAACAGCCGCCGAACTCCACAATGGCAGCTGACAGCTTCGAGGTCGGAGCCTCCGTGGAGTACTCCTGTGATGATGGCCACCTCCTGGTCGGGCCTACCGTGAGGACCTGTCTCGATACTGGGTTCTATGATGAGTTCCCGCCTGTTTGTAAAC GGATCGAATGCGGCTTCCCAGCTGAGATTCCTCACGGCTCGTACCAGCTCATGAACTCTTCAGTGTCCTACCTGTCACATGTCCAGTACTCCTGCGAGGCTGGCTACGAGATGGTGGGCAGGTCTCGACTGGTCTGCGATATCGACGAGAGGTGGAACGGACCACCGCCTAGATGTGACG TGGTGCAGTGTGAAGACCCGCCACCGGTGCTGAACGGGCGCGTCGCCCTGAGTCACAACGCCTCCGTGTTCGGTTCCCTGGCAGAGTACTCTTGTACTAAAGGATTCAAGCTGCTCGGACCAAAGAGGATTGCTTGCCTAGCCAGTGGTCTATGGGATAAACCAGCTCCCATCTGTCAAC CCGAAGAACGACCTACAACAACCACGCAACCTACAACCACCAGCCCAGCAGCAACCACGACTGCTTCCACACCAACCAGCCCCCGCCTCGTCTTACCAACGAGGCCGAGAACATCTCCTCGGCCCCTCTCCTCACCTACACCCTTCGCGACCGTGACTGCCGAACCTCCAAGGAGACTGCGACCAAAGACCACGACGGAACGAGTGACTACCAGGAGTTACGAACGTCCTCCAGAGAGGAAGGTGACCGTGCCTGATAATCAGGACTCGCCGACCAGTCATGTGCCGCATATTATTGTGGCCAGCCATCCGAGAGAGAATCAG ATCGTCGGTAACGGCAACAATATAAGAGCAGAACAGACCCCTCGCGTGAACGTCCCACAACCAGTGGACGGCGAGCGACGGGACCCCGTTGGGGCCCGCCTGAACATCGGCGCAGTGGTAGCCCTGGGCGCCTTCGGGGCCCTGGTGTTCCTCATCGCCATCATCACGACCATAGTCATCCTTGTCCGAAG CGGAGGGCCGAAGAGGCCACCGCCGGCGGTGCGCGAGCTCCCCTCCCGGTGGTACACGCTCTTGGCCCTCCCCTTCCCCGACCAGCAAGTCGGACGGAGGGAGTTCGCCCGAACTCACCGCCACACGCATCGGGCCGGACACTTCTCCAACCCGTTATAG
- the LOC110382350 gene encoding uncharacterized protein LOC110382350 isoform X2 has product MDVLYFCVIFTLIQGLSASTCQFPGAPAHCKVTFSEDSMSEGTIASYECERGFELLGPARRLCGANGKWTPDGIPFCVLNVAAGKAPMQASTEDGGVPQRALDGSTSATFSAETCTLTKPERVPWWYVNLLEPYMVQLVRLDFGKQCCGTNKAVIVVRVGNNRPDLGTNPICNRFTGFIEQGQPLFLPCNPPMPGAFVSVHLEASTPSQLSICEAFVYTDQALPIERCPQFRDQPPGSTATYNGKCYIFYDRQPATFRDALGFCRSRGGTLVVESNPALQGFISWELWRRHRSDSSSQYWMGAVRDPQDPANWKWVNGNDVTVSFWNAPGGGEGCARFDGSKGWLWADTDCQARLNYICQHQPKACGRPEQPPNSTMAADSFEVGASVEYSCDDGHLLVGPTVRTCLDTGFYDEFPPVCKRIECGFPAEIPHGSYQLMNSSVSYLSHVQYSCEAGYEMVGRSRLVCDIDERWNGPPPRCDVVQCEDPPPVLNGRVALSHNASVFGSLAEYSCTKGFKLLGPKRIACLASGLWDKPAPICQPEERPTTTTQPTTTSPAATTTASTPTSPRLVLPTRPRTSPRPLSSPTPFATVTAEPPRRLRPKTTTERVTTRSYERPPERKVTVPDNQDSPTSHVPHIIVASHPRENQIVGNGNNIRAEQTPRVNVPQPVDGERRDPVGARLNIGAVVALGAFGALVFLIAIITTIVILVRRKHNDGKRYRHHVSPDCNTVGSLDSSSSESRSGLNRYYRQAWEELHEAAGAKHAHRRHDREAPKDGSELVVSDVYPAPHARDKRRHHHHHHHREQRHQDWHSPHRPHHNHKPRY; this is encoded by the exons TCCTCAACGTGGCAGCCGGGAAGGCGCCAATGCAAGCCTCCACAGAAGACGGGGGAGTTCCTCAGAGAGCCCTCGACGGGAGTACCTCAGCTACATTCAGCGCTGAGACCTGTACCTTGACGAAGCCGGAGCGCGTACCCTGGTGGTACGTCAATCTGCTGGAACCTTATATGGTGCAACTGGTCAGACTGGACTTCGGGAAACAGTGTTGTG GTACCAACAAAGCAGTAATCGTCGTCCGAGTAGGAAACAACCGGCCTGACCTCGGTACCAACCCCATTTGCAACCGATTCACCGGCTTCATCGAACAAGGCCAGCCTCTCTTCCTCCCCTGCAACCCTCCAATGCCTGGGGCCTTTGTCAGCGTCCATCTAGAAGCTTCTACGCCTTCACAACTGTCTATTTGCGAAGCATTCGTGTACACAGACCAAGCATTGCCCATAGAAAGGTGTCCACAATTTAGAGATCAGCCACCGGGCAGTACCGCTACCTACAATGGGAAATGTTACATATTCTATGACCGGCAACCAGCTACGTTCAGAGATGCTTTGGGCTTCTGTCGGTCGAGAGGAGGGACCCTGGTTGTTGAAAGCAACCCAGCACTGCAAGGATTCATCAGCTGGGAACTATGGAGACGCCATAG GAGTGACAGCAGCAGCCAATACTGGATGGGTGCAGTTCGGGACCCTCAAGATCCTGCAAACTGGAAGTGGGTGAACGGCAATGACGTCACAGTATCCTTCTGGAACGCTCCGGGCGGGGGTGAAGGATGCGCCCGCTTTGACGGCAGCAAGGGGTGGCTGTGGGCCGACACTGATTGCCAAGCGAGACTCAACTATATCTGCCAGCACC AGCCGAAAGCCTGTGGTCGTCCTGAACAGCCGCCGAACTCCACAATGGCAGCTGACAGCTTCGAGGTCGGAGCCTCCGTGGAGTACTCCTGTGATGATGGCCACCTCCTGGTCGGGCCTACCGTGAGGACCTGTCTCGATACTGGGTTCTATGATGAGTTCCCGCCTGTTTGTAAAC GGATCGAATGCGGCTTCCCAGCTGAGATTCCTCACGGCTCGTACCAGCTCATGAACTCTTCAGTGTCCTACCTGTCACATGTCCAGTACTCCTGCGAGGCTGGCTACGAGATGGTGGGCAGGTCTCGACTGGTCTGCGATATCGACGAGAGGTGGAACGGACCACCGCCTAGATGTGACG TGGTGCAGTGTGAAGACCCGCCACCGGTGCTGAACGGGCGCGTCGCCCTGAGTCACAACGCCTCCGTGTTCGGTTCCCTGGCAGAGTACTCTTGTACTAAAGGATTCAAGCTGCTCGGACCAAAGAGGATTGCTTGCCTAGCCAGTGGTCTATGGGATAAACCAGCTCCCATCTGTCAAC CCGAAGAACGACCTACAACAACCACGCAACCTACAACCACCAGCCCAGCAGCAACCACGACTGCTTCCACACCAACCAGCCCCCGCCTCGTCTTACCAACGAGGCCGAGAACATCTCCTCGGCCCCTCTCCTCACCTACACCCTTCGCGACCGTGACTGCCGAACCTCCAAGGAGACTGCGACCAAAGACCACGACGGAACGAGTGACTACCAGGAGTTACGAACGTCCTCCAGAGAGGAAGGTGACCGTGCCTGATAATCAGGACTCGCCGACCAGTCATGTGCCGCATATTATTGTGGCCAGCCATCCGAGAGAGAATCAG ATCGTCGGTAACGGCAACAATATAAGAGCAGAACAGACCCCTCGCGTGAACGTCCCACAACCAGTGGACGGCGAGCGACGGGACCCCGTTGGGGCCCGCCTGAACATCGGCGCAGTGGTAGCCCTGGGCGCCTTCGGGGCCCTGGTGTTCCTCATCGCCATCATCACGACCATAGTCATCCTTGTCCGAAG GAAGCACAACGACGGCAAGCGGTACCGACACCACGTGTCCCCTGACTGCAACACCGTCGGCTCCCTGGACTCCTCGTCCTCCGAGTCCAGGAGTGGCCTCAACCGGTACTACCGCCAGGCCTGGGAGGAACTACACGAGGCTGCTGGAGCGAAGCACGCGCACCGCCGTCACGATCGCGAAGCCCCGAAAGATGGCTCGGAACTCGTAGTGTCAGACGTGTACCCTGCTCCCCACGCGAGGGACAAGAGGCGACaccaccatcatcatcatcatcgtgaACAAAGGCACCAGGACTGGCACTCCCCCCATCGCCCCCACCATAATCATAAGCCTAGGTATTAA
- the LOC110382350 gene encoding uncharacterized protein LOC110382350 isoform X1 encodes MDVLYFCVIFTLIQGLSASTCQFPGAPAHCKVTFSEDSMSEGTIASYECERGFELLGPARRLCGANGKWTPDGIPFCVLNVAAGKAPMQASTEDGGVPQRALDGSTSATFSAETCTLTKPERVPWWYVNLLEPYMVQLVRLDFGKQCCGTNKAVIVVRVGNNRPDLGTNPICNRFTGFIEQGQPLFLPCNPPMPGAFVSVHLEASTPSQLSICEAFVYTDQALPIERCPQFRDQPPGSTATYNGKCYIFYDRQPATFRDALGFCRSRGGTLVVESNPALQGFISWELWRRHRSDSSSQYWMGAVRDPQDPANWKWVNGNDVTVSFWNAPGGGEGCARFDGSKGWLWADTDCQARLNYICQHQPKACGRPEQPPNSTMAADSFEVGASVEYSCDDGHLLVGPTVRTCLDTGFYDEFPPVCKRIECGFPAEIPHGSYQLMNSSVSYLSHVQYSCEAGYEMVGRSRLVCDIDERWNGPPPRCDVVQCEDPPPVLNGRVALSHNASVFGSLAEYSCTKGFKLLGPKRIACLASGLWDKPAPICQPEERPTTTTQPTTTSPAATTTASTPTSPRLVLPTRPRTSPRPLSSPTPFATVTAEPPRRLRPKTTTERVTTRSYERPPERKVTVPDNQDSPTSHVPHIIVASHPRENQIVGNGNNIRAEQTPRVNVPQPVDGERRDPVGARLNIGAVVALGAFGALVFLIAIITTIVILVRSRKHNDGKRYRHHVSPDCNTVGSLDSSSSESRSGLNRYYRQAWEELHEAAGAKHAHRRHDREAPKDGSELVVSDVYPAPHARDKRRHHHHHHHREQRHQDWHSPHRPHHNHKPRY; translated from the exons TCCTCAACGTGGCAGCCGGGAAGGCGCCAATGCAAGCCTCCACAGAAGACGGGGGAGTTCCTCAGAGAGCCCTCGACGGGAGTACCTCAGCTACATTCAGCGCTGAGACCTGTACCTTGACGAAGCCGGAGCGCGTACCCTGGTGGTACGTCAATCTGCTGGAACCTTATATGGTGCAACTGGTCAGACTGGACTTCGGGAAACAGTGTTGTG GTACCAACAAAGCAGTAATCGTCGTCCGAGTAGGAAACAACCGGCCTGACCTCGGTACCAACCCCATTTGCAACCGATTCACCGGCTTCATCGAACAAGGCCAGCCTCTCTTCCTCCCCTGCAACCCTCCAATGCCTGGGGCCTTTGTCAGCGTCCATCTAGAAGCTTCTACGCCTTCACAACTGTCTATTTGCGAAGCATTCGTGTACACAGACCAAGCATTGCCCATAGAAAGGTGTCCACAATTTAGAGATCAGCCACCGGGCAGTACCGCTACCTACAATGGGAAATGTTACATATTCTATGACCGGCAACCAGCTACGTTCAGAGATGCTTTGGGCTTCTGTCGGTCGAGAGGAGGGACCCTGGTTGTTGAAAGCAACCCAGCACTGCAAGGATTCATCAGCTGGGAACTATGGAGACGCCATAG GAGTGACAGCAGCAGCCAATACTGGATGGGTGCAGTTCGGGACCCTCAAGATCCTGCAAACTGGAAGTGGGTGAACGGCAATGACGTCACAGTATCCTTCTGGAACGCTCCGGGCGGGGGTGAAGGATGCGCCCGCTTTGACGGCAGCAAGGGGTGGCTGTGGGCCGACACTGATTGCCAAGCGAGACTCAACTATATCTGCCAGCACC AGCCGAAAGCCTGTGGTCGTCCTGAACAGCCGCCGAACTCCACAATGGCAGCTGACAGCTTCGAGGTCGGAGCCTCCGTGGAGTACTCCTGTGATGATGGCCACCTCCTGGTCGGGCCTACCGTGAGGACCTGTCTCGATACTGGGTTCTATGATGAGTTCCCGCCTGTTTGTAAAC GGATCGAATGCGGCTTCCCAGCTGAGATTCCTCACGGCTCGTACCAGCTCATGAACTCTTCAGTGTCCTACCTGTCACATGTCCAGTACTCCTGCGAGGCTGGCTACGAGATGGTGGGCAGGTCTCGACTGGTCTGCGATATCGACGAGAGGTGGAACGGACCACCGCCTAGATGTGACG TGGTGCAGTGTGAAGACCCGCCACCGGTGCTGAACGGGCGCGTCGCCCTGAGTCACAACGCCTCCGTGTTCGGTTCCCTGGCAGAGTACTCTTGTACTAAAGGATTCAAGCTGCTCGGACCAAAGAGGATTGCTTGCCTAGCCAGTGGTCTATGGGATAAACCAGCTCCCATCTGTCAAC CCGAAGAACGACCTACAACAACCACGCAACCTACAACCACCAGCCCAGCAGCAACCACGACTGCTTCCACACCAACCAGCCCCCGCCTCGTCTTACCAACGAGGCCGAGAACATCTCCTCGGCCCCTCTCCTCACCTACACCCTTCGCGACCGTGACTGCCGAACCTCCAAGGAGACTGCGACCAAAGACCACGACGGAACGAGTGACTACCAGGAGTTACGAACGTCCTCCAGAGAGGAAGGTGACCGTGCCTGATAATCAGGACTCGCCGACCAGTCATGTGCCGCATATTATTGTGGCCAGCCATCCGAGAGAGAATCAG ATCGTCGGTAACGGCAACAATATAAGAGCAGAACAGACCCCTCGCGTGAACGTCCCACAACCAGTGGACGGCGAGCGACGGGACCCCGTTGGGGCCCGCCTGAACATCGGCGCAGTGGTAGCCCTGGGCGCCTTCGGGGCCCTGGTGTTCCTCATCGCCATCATCACGACCATAGTCATCCTTGTCCGAAG CAGGAAGCACAACGACGGCAAGCGGTACCGACACCACGTGTCCCCTGACTGCAACACCGTCGGCTCCCTGGACTCCTCGTCCTCCGAGTCCAGGAGTGGCCTCAACCGGTACTACCGCCAGGCCTGGGAGGAACTACACGAGGCTGCTGGAGCGAAGCACGCGCACCGCCGTCACGATCGCGAAGCCCCGAAAGATGGCTCGGAACTCGTAGTGTCAGACGTGTACCCTGCTCCCCACGCGAGGGACAAGAGGCGACaccaccatcatcatcatcatcgtgaACAAAGGCACCAGGACTGGCACTCCCCCCATCGCCCCCACCATAATCATAAGCCTAGGTATTAA